The following DNA comes from Streptomyces sp. NBC_00273.
CCTCCAGAAGGGCGGCCCCGGCTGCCCCGCGCGCCAGGGCGACCACCACTTCGGCGTGGTCAGCGGCGAGGGCCCGTGCGTCGCCCCGCACCCGTCCACCCTTGCGATGGCCCTGCTCACCTATGACGCCGAGGTCCACGTCCACGGCGAATCCCCGCGCGGCGTGGCCGACTTGTACGGAGAGGGGGAACGGCTCTCCCACGCCGACCACCTGCTGCCGCCGGACCGCATCTTGACCTCGGTCCACCTGCCCGCGCCCTGGCCCGGTGAACGCGCGGCCTGCCACCGGGCCATCAGCCGGGCCCATGCCGAATGGCCCCTGGTCGAGGCCACCGCCCGACTGGTGCTCGACGGATCCACCATCACGCACGCCGCCGTCGCGGCGGGCGGCGTGGCCCGGGTGCCGCTGCGGCTCACGGAGGTGGAGGCCGCCCTGATCGGCCGCGAGGCCACGCCCGACGTCCTTGCCGCAGCCGCAGCGACGGTCCTCGCCCGCTGCCGGCCGCTGCCGCAGACCGGTTACAAGGCCGAGCTGTTCGGCAACACCGTCCTGGAAGCCCTGGAACAGGCCCTGGGACCGACCACCGCCGGCTAGGTGATCTCCAGCCGGACTCGGCCCTGTGCCTGCTGGAGGAGGGAGATCTGCTGGGCGATCATGGCGGGCGGGAAGGCGCGTACGTCACGGCCGCCGACCGACAGCTTGGTGAACGTGGCGATGACGCTCCCGG
Coding sequences within:
- a CDS encoding FAD binding domain-containing protein — protein: MSTETALTDLSAAVLARGGELRAGGTDTTARQRSGISPGPFTDLGGAGHLRGCTPLPGGGLQIGALTTLAELAADPGVRAGWPALALSAGTAATPQIRAAGTVGGNLLQRNRCWYYRNPHFSCLQKGGPGCPARQGDHHFGVVSGEGPCVAPHPSTLAMALLTYDAEVHVHGESPRGVADLYGEGERLSHADHLLPPDRILTSVHLPAPWPGERAACHRAISRAHAEWPLVEATARLVLDGSTITHAAVAAGGVARVPLRLTEVEAALIGREATPDVLAAAAATVLARCRPLPQTGYKAELFGNTVLEALEQALGPTTAG